Proteins from a genomic interval of Leptospira kanakyensis:
- the uvrA gene encoding excinuclease ABC subunit UvrA — MKEENNLSVVDSFIRIRGAREHNLKNVNLDIPRDKLVVITGLSGSGKSSLAFDTIYAEGQRRYVESLSSYARQFLGQMEKPEVDQIEGLSPAISIEQKTTHRNPRSTVGTVTEIYDYLRLLYARVGKPHCPKCGTPISSLSVDQITDRINLFPEGTKLQIMAPVIQGKKGEHKEVLERYKKEGFNRVRVNGEVYSLEDEIPLKKNFKADIDIVVDRIVMKPGIQSRLSDSVETALKTAEGIVVVEDGEKDHLFSQKLSCPKCDDVSIPELTPRLFSFNSPFGACSNCDGLGALLEFDESLLVTDREASLAEGCIEAWGGSKSNSYWYMATIQALSKKLKFNLNTSWKDLPEKVRNTILHGDSSIHIDYDFRGANSHYEFSKNYEGVIPNLKRRYKETKSDSMRQWFESFMTNHDCDECNGKRLRPEALAVKVQGIGIDAYTGFSIEKALNFTKSSEYKGAEDTISKPILKEILQRLHFLNDVGVGYLNLSRAAGTLSGGEMQRIRLATQIGSRLMGVLYVLDEPSIGLHQRDNTKLVQTLKGLRNLGNTVLVVEHDKETMEEADFIVDMGPGAGVHGGEIVSFGTPEQIKRDKHSVTGKFLSGEKRISMPKTRRVGNGKFLKITGATHNNLKNVEVSIPLGTLTVVTGVSGSGKSTLINEILYKELASSVMGMKLVPGKHKKIVGKDQIDKVINIDQSAIGRTPRSNPATYTGLFTFVRDLFSGLEEAKVRGYGPGRFSFNVAGGRCEKCEGDGILKIEMHFLPDIYVECEVCKGKRYNRETLEVKYKGKHISDILDMTVEEAVVFFENIPNLKRKLDTLMDVGLGYIKLGQAATTFSGGEAQRIKLSTELSKRPTGKTLYILDEPTTGLHFEDIEKLLSVLQVLVDKGNSMVIIEHNLDVIKAADYIIDIGPEGGDGGGEVIATGTPEEVVAVKRSFTGQYLKKVLEEEKALDAKFSKKKSK, encoded by the coding sequence ATGAAAGAGGAAAACAACCTATCCGTTGTGGATTCCTTTATTCGTATTCGTGGCGCCAGAGAACATAACCTTAAAAACGTAAACCTTGATATCCCTAGGGATAAACTTGTGGTCATCACTGGGCTTTCTGGATCAGGTAAGTCTTCTTTGGCCTTTGATACCATTTATGCTGAGGGTCAGAGAAGGTATGTGGAATCTCTATCCAGCTATGCTCGTCAATTTCTTGGGCAAATGGAAAAACCAGAGGTGGACCAAATTGAGGGACTAAGCCCCGCCATCTCCATCGAACAAAAAACAACCCATAGAAACCCACGTTCGACTGTTGGAACAGTGACGGAAATTTATGATTATTTACGGCTGTTATATGCCCGAGTAGGAAAACCACATTGTCCTAAATGTGGAACTCCAATCTCAAGCCTTTCTGTAGACCAAATCACTGACAGGATCAATTTATTTCCTGAGGGAACCAAACTCCAAATTATGGCCCCTGTCATCCAAGGGAAAAAAGGGGAACACAAAGAAGTCCTCGAACGTTATAAAAAAGAAGGATTCAATCGGGTGCGAGTGAATGGGGAAGTGTATTCCCTAGAAGATGAAATTCCTTTAAAGAAAAACTTCAAAGCCGATATCGACATCGTTGTAGACCGGATTGTGATGAAACCGGGAATCCAATCTCGGTTGTCTGATTCTGTGGAAACTGCCTTAAAAACTGCCGAGGGGATTGTGGTTGTGGAAGACGGTGAAAAGGATCATCTTTTTTCACAAAAATTATCCTGCCCCAAATGTGATGATGTGAGTATCCCCGAACTCACTCCAAGACTATTTTCCTTTAACTCTCCGTTTGGTGCTTGTTCCAATTGCGATGGCCTTGGTGCCCTCTTGGAATTTGATGAATCCCTTCTTGTCACAGATCGTGAAGCTTCTTTGGCAGAAGGTTGTATTGAAGCTTGGGGAGGATCCAAATCCAATTCTTATTGGTATATGGCCACCATACAGGCGTTATCTAAAAAGTTAAAATTCAACTTAAATACCTCTTGGAAAGATTTACCTGAAAAAGTTCGGAATACCATTTTACATGGCGATTCTTCCATTCATATTGATTATGATTTTCGTGGTGCCAATTCCCATTATGAATTTTCTAAAAACTATGAAGGGGTGATTCCTAACCTCAAACGTAGGTACAAAGAAACCAAATCAGATTCTATGCGCCAGTGGTTTGAGTCCTTTATGACCAACCACGACTGCGATGAATGTAATGGGAAACGCCTTCGCCCAGAAGCATTGGCTGTCAAAGTCCAAGGGATTGGAATTGATGCCTATACTGGATTTTCAATTGAAAAGGCCTTAAATTTTACCAAGTCCTCTGAATACAAAGGGGCAGAAGATACCATCTCCAAACCCATCTTAAAGGAGATTTTACAACGGCTTCATTTTTTAAACGATGTGGGTGTTGGGTATTTGAATTTAAGTCGTGCTGCTGGAACCCTTTCCGGTGGTGAGATGCAAAGGATTCGCCTCGCAACCCAAATAGGTTCTCGCCTAATGGGTGTTTTGTATGTTTTAGATGAACCATCCATTGGTCTCCACCAAAGAGACAATACGAAACTCGTCCAAACCTTAAAAGGTCTCCGTAACTTAGGAAATACCGTTCTTGTTGTGGAACATGACAAAGAAACGATGGAAGAGGCAGATTTCATTGTGGATATGGGACCTGGGGCCGGAGTCCATGGGGGAGAGATTGTTTCTTTTGGAACTCCCGAACAAATCAAAAGGGACAAACATTCTGTCACAGGAAAGTTCCTTTCTGGGGAAAAAAGAATCTCCATGCCGAAAACCCGCCGGGTTGGAAACGGAAAATTCTTAAAGATTACGGGAGCTACACATAACAACCTAAAAAATGTGGAAGTATCCATTCCTCTAGGGACACTAACGGTAGTTACTGGGGTTTCCGGTTCTGGAAAATCCACTCTCATCAATGAAATTCTTTATAAGGAACTCGCAAGTTCTGTGATGGGGATGAAACTTGTTCCGGGAAAACATAAAAAAATCGTAGGCAAAGACCAAATTGACAAAGTCATCAATATTGACCAATCAGCCATTGGTAGGACTCCTCGTTCCAATCCGGCAACTTACACTGGTTTGTTTACATTTGTTAGAGATTTATTCAGCGGACTCGAAGAAGCAAAAGTTCGGGGTTATGGCCCTGGACGATTTAGTTTCAACGTCGCTGGGGGGCGCTGTGAAAAATGTGAAGGGGACGGAATCTTAAAAATTGAAATGCATTTCCTTCCCGATATTTATGTGGAATGTGAGGTCTGCAAGGGAAAAAGATACAACCGTGAAACCTTGGAGGTCAAATACAAAGGAAAACATATTTCCGATATTTTGGATATGACTGTAGAGGAAGCCGTTGTTTTCTTCGAAAATATCCCAAACCTCAAACGAAAACTAGACACTCTGATGGATGTGGGCCTTGGTTATATCAAACTCGGACAGGCTGCCACTACTTTTTCCGGTGGGGAAGCACAAAGGATCAAACTTTCCACAGAACTTTCCAAAAGACCAACAGGCAAAACTCTCTATATTTTGGATGAACCGACAACAGGCCTTCATTTTGAAGATATCGAAAAACTTCTCTCTGTTTTGCAAGTGCTTGTGGACAAAGGTAACTCCATGGTCATCATCGAACATAACTTAGATGTGATCAAAGCGGCCGACTATATCATTGACATAGGACCTGAGGGTGGAGACGGAGGTGGCGAGGTGATTGCTACAGGAACTCCCGAAGAGGTTGTTGCCGTCAAACGTTCGTTCACCGGCCAATACTTAAAAAAAGTTTTAGAAGAAGAAAAGGCTCTCGATGCCAAATTCTCCAAAAAGAAATCTAAGTAA
- a CDS encoding acyl-CoA dehydrogenase, which translates to MNPTNENLILKYGEPGSIYPKNFTQSASVGFYRSWKPILIQEGYYHFLLGFESYLEFQKKISSLAEEPVGVSLSLSCMVEVNVAGGILYHASRIHKENHNQDQNRDTLTQEVLHSLWDGFREGNSTKIFAVGVSEPGWETKLRKLSSTVREGKLSGTKSFITNGAEADAIFWVTKSEEGNPIYLVQRNQKTNIQNIEGESKNPNQTIEESFHTDFTPLVTHLKLKLCEYPIHPEDMILENYGKLGMELRLKELLSLVSLLIGKSKKVSLENESVKVEREKLTLWRDNFLSQCQGNPDTDFLLSGFPYPTEGLLLALSQHWNLGSPKDLKSVDSDFQLFVWEDQFTEYLIQKKKRKLS; encoded by the coding sequence GTGAATCCGACAAATGAGAATTTGATTTTAAAGTATGGGGAACCTGGTTCGATATACCCTAAGAATTTTACTCAAAGTGCATCCGTCGGATTTTATCGGAGTTGGAAACCCATCCTCATTCAGGAAGGTTACTACCATTTCCTTCTTGGTTTTGAATCCTATTTAGAATTCCAAAAAAAAATCTCAAGTCTTGCAGAAGAGCCGGTTGGAGTTTCCTTAAGCCTTTCTTGTATGGTGGAAGTGAATGTGGCCGGAGGAATCCTATATCATGCGAGCCGAATCCATAAGGAAAACCATAACCAAGATCAAAATCGGGATACGTTAACCCAAGAGGTTCTCCATTCCCTTTGGGATGGTTTCCGGGAAGGTAATTCCACCAAAATTTTTGCAGTGGGAGTGAGTGAACCGGGTTGGGAAACGAAACTTAGAAAACTAAGTTCGACTGTTAGAGAAGGAAAGTTATCAGGAACGAAATCCTTTATCACGAATGGGGCGGAAGCCGATGCCATCTTTTGGGTGACTAAATCGGAAGAGGGAAATCCTATTTATTTGGTCCAACGGAATCAAAAGACTAATATTCAAAACATAGAGGGTGAATCTAAGAATCCTAACCAAACAATTGAAGAATCCTTTCATACCGATTTTACACCCCTTGTCACTCACCTCAAACTAAAGTTATGCGAATATCCAATTCATCCAGAAGATATGATTTTAGAAAACTATGGAAAATTGGGTATGGAACTAAGACTCAAAGAACTTCTTTCTCTTGTATCTTTACTGATTGGAAAATCCAAAAAAGTTTCCTTGGAAAATGAATCTGTAAAAGTCGAAAGAGAAAAACTCACCCTATGGAGGGACAATTTTTTATCCCAGTGCCAAGGAAATCCAGATACCGATTTTTTACTTTCAGGTTTTCCTTATCCGACAGAGGGACTCCTTCTGGCCCTCAGCCAACATTGGAATTTAGGATCCCCGAAAGACCTAAAGTCCGTGGATTCAGACTTTCAACTTTTTGTTTGGGAAGACCAGTTCACCGAGTATTTAATCCAAAAGAAAAAACGAAAACTTTCTTAA
- a CDS encoding cation diffusion facilitator family transporter, producing the protein MTKPRPKRSRLVFFLSLSGVLSIAIFFIEWIGSRESGSLALFADAGHIFTDVFAHIISLFALLIASKKPTSKYPFGFHRFEVLAALLNGFLLIGIAIFILYESYLRFSGTAHVEPDSMLAYAVIGFGINLISAALLVGVSKTSLNLKSAYLHVLSDLLGTLAVVIGALIIRFTGFREVDHFLSVILGIFILKTSYGIVKESIEILIEADTSDFDKEHLLEHIRVFPGIESVPGITVRKLTSGVFSVELQILVDKNADRDKIVLEIHKVLKSEFGVPFVSVEILSATFKEKLEEISVRETEREFGHHGHSHGHAHDHHH; encoded by the coding sequence ATGACTAAGCCAAGACCCAAACGTTCCCGATTGGTGTTTTTTTTAAGCCTATCAGGTGTTCTATCGATTGCTATTTTTTTTATTGAATGGATTGGTTCCAGAGAAAGCGGAAGCCTTGCCCTATTTGCAGATGCAGGCCATATCTTTACGGATGTTTTTGCTCACATCATTTCTTTATTTGCACTACTCATTGCCTCTAAAAAACCCACTTCCAAATACCCTTTTGGATTTCATCGTTTTGAAGTTCTTGCCGCTCTACTCAATGGTTTTCTTTTGATTGGAATTGCTATTTTCATTCTATACGAAAGTTATCTACGTTTTTCGGGGACTGCACATGTGGAACCTGATTCCATGTTGGCTTATGCTGTCATTGGTTTTGGAATCAATTTGATTTCGGCGGCTCTCCTTGTGGGAGTGAGTAAAACTAGCTTAAATTTAAAGTCCGCTTACTTACATGTTCTCAGTGATCTTTTGGGGACTTTAGCTGTGGTCATTGGGGCACTCATCATCCGGTTCACTGGATTTCGAGAAGTCGATCATTTCCTAAGTGTGATCCTTGGAATCTTTATCCTAAAAACATCCTACGGAATAGTCAAAGAATCGATTGAGATTCTCATCGAAGCAGATACAAGTGATTTTGACAAGGAACATCTGTTAGAGCATATCCGGGTTTTTCCTGGGATTGAATCTGTTCCAGGAATTACAGTTCGTAAACTCACTTCCGGTGTATTTTCTGTCGAATTACAGATCTTAGTTGATAAAAATGCAGATAGAGACAAAATTGTTTTAGAAATCCATAAAGTCCTTAAAAGCGAATTTGGAGTTCCCTTTGTTTCTGTGGAAATCTTATCTGCAACATTCAAAGAAAAACTGGAAGAAATTTCTGTCAGAGAAACCGAACGTGAGTTTGGCCACCATGGCCATAGCCACGGACATGCACACGACCACCACCATTAA
- a CDS encoding OmpA family protein yields the protein MRNKFSSLTFFFLFGFLSLSSLSADWVYFPYEYNQIYKEKYALELELADIRKQHQNELNRLEEEKKDLQTQNRNLTEDLELEKRNRAKEQNEYSDKMRDYDMRLRSLEKKGTDKERLLAEENRKREEKDRADLDAYKKKLEDKERECLQNEQKLRETYEAKIDELKERIRNLEEELGNLRKLTKEQKRELERLAEQTKEFEEKLAKEITSGQIRLKRFHNKLIINIDDKISFDSGSSDLKPAILPAIDKIRDILASYPENYIIVEGHTDNVPIKTKFRNNWHLSSERALSVLEYMLQNKNLNPKNFSSAGYGEFQPIVPNSTKENKALNRRVDIVVVPRATGSLNTNND from the coding sequence ATGCGAAATAAGTTTTCATCACTTACTTTCTTTTTCCTATTTGGATTTCTTTCGTTATCCTCTCTCTCTGCGGATTGGGTTTATTTCCCTTACGAATACAACCAAATCTACAAAGAAAAATATGCTTTGGAATTGGAACTGGCTGACATTCGCAAACAACACCAAAACGAATTGAATCGTCTGGAAGAGGAAAAAAAAGACCTCCAAACTCAAAACCGAAATCTTACAGAAGATTTGGAACTTGAAAAACGAAACCGTGCCAAAGAACAAAACGAATACTCTGATAAAATGCGCGATTATGATATGCGCCTTCGTAGTTTGGAAAAAAAAGGAACTGATAAGGAACGTCTTCTAGCAGAAGAAAACCGGAAACGAGAAGAAAAAGACAGAGCTGATTTAGACGCTTATAAGAAAAAACTAGAAGATAAAGAACGTGAATGCCTCCAAAACGAACAAAAACTTCGTGAAACTTACGAAGCAAAAATAGATGAACTAAAAGAACGAATTCGTAATTTAGAAGAGGAACTAGGAAACCTTCGTAAACTCACCAAAGAACAAAAAAGAGAATTGGAAAGGCTTGCGGAACAAACAAAGGAGTTTGAAGAAAAACTCGCAAAAGAAATTACCTCGGGCCAAATCCGTCTCAAACGTTTTCATAACAAACTCATCATCAATATTGATGATAAAATTTCCTTTGATAGTGGTTCCTCAGATTTAAAACCGGCCATCCTTCCGGCCATTGATAAAATCCGAGATATCCTCGCTTCCTATCCCGAAAACTATATTATAGTAGAGGGACATACAGATAATGTTCCTATCAAAACAAAATTTCGAAACAATTGGCATCTTTCCAGCGAACGAGCATTATCTGTTTTGGAATATATGTTACAAAACAAAAACCTAAACCCAAAAAACTTTTCAAGCGCTGGGTATGGTGAGTTTCAACCCATTGTTCCTAATTCAACTAAAGAAAACAAAGCACTCAATCGTCGGGTAGATATTGTTGTGGTACCAAGAGCCACCGGGTCACTAAACACAAATAATGACTAA
- the mgtE gene encoding magnesium transporter translates to MEEERKKESEFRIKIDRESDSYDEFVAEIKNLVSLEDSKRLKEMLDGAHPADIVTLFRDLEREEELYLFRILPKEDQAYALVKMEEETLESFLEELSVDEISNTVNHIETDETTYLLSYLPSTKRELVLANLSKTDSFEIRSQLGFRESSAGRLMSKDFATVSINDNVRKGIINVRKKAKEIEDIYQVYVTDEAGVLEGFIPLKDLFLTPINTKVAKITNFSVFAFHYDVDQEEVANTFKKYDLFSAAVTDDLGRIIGRITVDDVLEIVEEEASEDILLMAGVSEDERLSTPILQSVKRRIIWLNVNLLTAFVSSTVVAFFEDTISQIVVLATLMPIVAGLGGNAGTQSVTVVIRNIATGDLSFSNWWEAVRKEFTIGVLNGLVLGTVTGCMIFFVKGNLVLGLVVGTAMFVNMIVASLTGSLVPIFLKAMRVDPAIASSIFVTATTDVCGFFFFLGLATVFAKYLI, encoded by the coding sequence ATGGAAGAAGAAAGAAAGAAAGAGTCCGAATTCCGTATCAAAATCGACAGAGAGAGCGATTCCTATGATGAGTTTGTCGCTGAGATTAAAAATCTAGTTTCTTTAGAAGATTCCAAAAGACTGAAAGAGATGTTGGATGGAGCTCACCCTGCTGACATCGTTACCTTATTTCGTGATTTAGAAAGGGAAGAAGAATTATACCTTTTCCGCATCCTTCCGAAAGAAGACCAGGCTTATGCCTTAGTCAAAATGGAAGAAGAGACCTTAGAGTCTTTTTTAGAAGAACTTTCCGTTGATGAAATTTCAAATACAGTCAACCATATTGAAACGGATGAGACTACGTATCTTCTTTCTTATTTACCAAGCACTAAACGAGAGTTAGTTTTAGCAAATTTAAGTAAAACCGATAGTTTTGAAATTCGTTCGCAACTTGGATTTCGAGAGTCTTCTGCGGGACGACTGATGTCCAAAGACTTTGCCACCGTTTCCATCAACGATAATGTCCGTAAAGGGATCATCAATGTTCGGAAAAAAGCCAAAGAAATCGAAGATATCTACCAAGTGTATGTGACCGACGAGGCGGGAGTTTTGGAAGGATTCATCCCTCTAAAAGATTTATTTCTCACTCCAATCAATACCAAAGTAGCAAAGATTACTAATTTTTCGGTATTTGCTTTTCATTACGATGTGGATCAGGAAGAGGTCGCCAATACCTTTAAAAAATACGATTTATTCAGTGCTGCTGTAACGGATGATTTGGGTCGTATCATTGGTCGGATCACGGTGGATGATGTTTTAGAAATCGTCGAAGAGGAAGCATCAGAAGATATCCTCCTCATGGCTGGGGTTTCTGAAGATGAAAGACTATCTACGCCCATTTTACAATCTGTCAAACGTCGTATCATATGGCTTAATGTTAATTTACTGACTGCCTTTGTGAGTTCCACTGTGGTTGCTTTTTTTGAAGATACCATCTCTCAAATTGTTGTGCTTGCGACATTGATGCCAATTGTTGCAGGCCTCGGTGGGAATGCTGGAACACAATCTGTAACAGTTGTCATTCGAAATATTGCAACCGGAGATCTTTCTTTTTCCAATTGGTGGGAAGCTGTCAGAAAAGAATTTACCATTGGTGTTTTGAATGGACTGGTTCTCGGAACAGTCACCGGGTGTATGATCTTTTTTGTAAAAGGCAACCTTGTCCTTGGTCTTGTGGTTGGAACTGCTATGTTTGTAAATATGATTGTGGCTTCCTTAACTGGATCACTGGTTCCTATATTTTTAAAGGCGATGCGAGTGGATCCTGCCATTGCTTCTTCTATCTTTGTCACAGCGACAACTGATGTTTGTGGGTTTTTCTTTTTCCTCGGACTTGCCACAGTGTTCGCAAAATATTTAATTTAA
- a CDS encoding LA_2219 family laminin/E-cadherin/plasminogen-binding protein — MKILHLFLSLGFVSFFLFCQSTPQTNANLNSESNSEILPIKESLPAPGGEGEIILNEKGEEVQNHSGEIPFFQKKSELPTELFRVYIASDSYMVRQIRHTDKIRRKPDPGGDELAKEEMKKFDLLSFVDDGMITIGLNTITGKLESIAFDRRVPRINDVAKIIQNDASRFNYEHSSKDGTPIITKFLISYQIRLYPGKTRDEIKQMLQKKK; from the coding sequence ATGAAAATTTTGCATTTGTTTTTATCCCTTGGATTCGTTTCCTTTTTTCTTTTTTGCCAGTCCACTCCCCAAACCAATGCAAACCTTAATTCCGAATCCAATTCGGAAATCCTTCCCATAAAAGAATCACTGCCTGCACCGGGTGGCGAGGGTGAAATCATCTTAAACGAAAAAGGGGAAGAGGTCCAGAACCATTCGGGAGAGATTCCATTCTTCCAAAAGAAAAGTGAGTTACCAACAGAACTTTTCCGTGTATACATTGCCTCGGATTCTTATATGGTTCGCCAGATCCGTCATACGGATAAAATCCGTAGAAAACCGGATCCAGGTGGAGATGAACTTGCTAAAGAAGAAATGAAGAAGTTTGACCTCTTAAGTTTTGTGGACGATGGAATGATTACGATCGGACTCAACACAATTACAGGGAAACTGGAATCCATTGCTTTTGATCGTCGTGTTCCAAGGATCAATGATGTGGCAAAGATCATTCAAAATGATGCTTCCCGTTTCAATTACGAACATTCCTCAAAAGATGGAACACCCATCATCACTAAGTTTTTAATTAGTTATCAAATTCGTCTCTATCCAGGCAAAACTAGAGACGAAATCAAACAGATGTTACAAAAGAAAAAGTAA
- a CDS encoding LEA type 2 family protein, producing MKLALPLILSIFTFQCSVLGVIQDKIPTPTFDFDSLSIKSITFTDITLNVVTSVENPYPVSLPSSLLDMDIKIEGLKLSQIKTDLGAIEGKKTKQLPLEVKLKYTDLLNLYKKFPDKPLLEVSAEGNMKIPIPKQWQLLGKDSLSFPFVKKKEIPAVLPNVEIQNFKILMPTEADILSASNTDALADTATGFLKGLLGGSKQPATSAAKAGLSGLNLDLNTEFDFVFANQAASNLNLTNLNYDLNLAGEKFLNGTPKEIINSGKTSTVKVATKFPITSISSSLYKTIQSKSAQFDLKGDSGLKVPTITETIPFQYEKHGNFKW from the coding sequence ATGAAATTGGCCCTTCCCCTCATCCTTTCTATTTTTACTTTCCAATGTTCCGTCCTTGGTGTGATCCAAGACAAAATCCCAACTCCTACTTTTGACTTTGATTCTTTATCAATCAAAAGTATCACCTTTACAGACATCACTCTAAACGTGGTTACCTCTGTAGAGAATCCATATCCAGTTTCTCTCCCTAGTTCTTTATTAGATATGGACATTAAAATTGAAGGTTTAAAACTTTCCCAAATCAAAACAGACTTAGGCGCCATAGAAGGGAAAAAAACAAAACAACTCCCACTGGAAGTGAAACTAAAATATACTGACTTACTAAATCTTTATAAAAAATTTCCAGACAAACCTTTGTTAGAGGTAAGTGCGGAAGGAAATATGAAAATTCCCATTCCTAAACAATGGCAACTTCTAGGAAAAGATTCTCTTAGTTTTCCCTTTGTGAAAAAAAAGGAAATTCCGGCAGTTCTTCCCAATGTGGAAATTCAAAATTTTAAAATTTTAATGCCTACGGAAGCTGACATTCTGAGTGCCTCTAATACGGATGCATTAGCAGACACTGCTACCGGTTTTTTAAAAGGACTCCTTGGCGGATCCAAACAACCAGCCACTTCTGCGGCCAAAGCGGGACTTTCTGGACTGAACCTAGACTTAAATACAGAATTTGATTTTGTTTTTGCAAACCAAGCTGCCTCCAATCTAAATCTAACAAACCTAAATTATGATTTAAATTTAGCAGGTGAAAAGTTCCTAAACGGAACTCCCAAAGAAATCATCAACTCCGGAAAAACTTCGACTGTTAAAGTAGCAACCAAGTTTCCCATAACGTCCATTAGCTCCTCTTTATACAAAACCATCCAATCAAAATCGGCACAGTTTGATTTAAAGGGTGATTCGGGACTAAAAGTTCCCACTATAACAGAAACCATTCCTTTCCAATACGAAAAACATGGAAACTTTAAGTGGTAA
- a CDS encoding exodeoxyribonuclease III, which translates to MKIITLNCNGIRSSLSKGLLEFIRHENPDIICFQETKAPATEIDREEFRNLGYSVHSCLAEKPGYSGTAVLTKLKPKSVAVGFGDGIYTSEGRSILLEYPDFFLWNLYFPSGTSGEERQKVKYKFLDSFFDLAVPYTKKKKPLIVCGDVNIAHTDLDIHNPKGNQKSSGFLPEERAWVSKFLDSGFLDCYRVLQPETKDDYSWWTYRFQARKNNKGWRIDYFFITKSPKYKLESVAIAKEPVLSDHAPVILKLQFT; encoded by the coding sequence ATGAAAATCATTACGTTAAATTGCAACGGAATTCGCTCTAGTTTGAGCAAAGGTTTACTCGAATTTATACGTCACGAAAATCCTGACATTATTTGTTTCCAAGAAACGAAGGCCCCTGCGACAGAAATTGACCGAGAAGAGTTTCGAAATTTAGGATATTCGGTGCATTCTTGCCTGGCAGAAAAACCGGGGTACAGCGGAACTGCGGTGCTTACCAAATTAAAACCAAAATCGGTCGCGGTAGGTTTTGGAGACGGAATTTATACAAGCGAAGGACGATCCATTCTTCTGGAATATCCCGATTTTTTTCTCTGGAATCTCTATTTTCCATCGGGAACGAGCGGAGAAGAAAGACAAAAAGTAAAGTACAAGTTTTTAGATTCCTTCTTTGACCTAGCAGTACCCTATACAAAAAAGAAAAAACCACTGATTGTCTGCGGTGATGTCAACATTGCCCATACCGATCTCGATATCCACAACCCCAAAGGGAACCAAAAAAGTTCAGGATTCCTTCCAGAAGAAAGGGCCTGGGTTTCTAAGTTTTTAGATTCTGGATTTTTAGATTGTTACCGGGTGTTACAGCCAGAAACGAAAGATGACTATTCATGGTGGACCTACCGGTTCCAAGCCCGGAAAAATAATAAGGGTTGGAGGATTGATTACTTTTTCATTACAAAATCTCCTAAGTACAAACTCGAATCTGTGGCAATCGCTAAAGAACCAGTCCTCTCCGACCATGCACCAGTCATATTGAAACTCCAATTCACTTGA